The proteins below are encoded in one region of Aquisphaera giovannonii:
- a CDS encoding N-acetylmuramoyl-L-alanine amidase gives MAPVELVPIAVRPRHAARLIIAAMVVAAAAGCSHRRESMRPIFTSPASVAPAAPCTNCGSGGSARSGVVITPGASASGAGRVLSSDSDLPGPSGAVESTVPPLSEPTSTSKKSTLPEPAPKAEIGDVPDLRAYPTPSKTTRLKPPAGGTSSTSPSGKTPMLEGPAGASTDRKASGDGLRAASATVPVAGRIRRVSTSERLHPFLDETGENELYYPSKADRPWQYVVLHHSANHDGSLDSIDAEHRKVLGYDGCGYHFVIGNGTGSPDGRIEIAQRWARQKHGVHCRNARQSDIDEYGIGICLVGNLDKEPPTPRQVEAARALVGYLGDRYRIDASRIETHAEVAATQTVCPGRYFDMDAILGNGPSARAAEAPTPGPAAAGWRSSQSKSIRLN, from the coding sequence ATGGCCCCCGTTGAATTGGTTCCGATCGCGGTGCGCCCGCGGCACGCCGCGCGGCTGATCATCGCCGCGATGGTCGTCGCCGCGGCGGCCGGATGCAGTCATCGACGTGAATCGATGCGTCCGATCTTCACGTCCCCCGCCTCGGTCGCACCCGCGGCGCCGTGCACCAACTGCGGCTCGGGCGGCTCCGCGCGTTCGGGCGTCGTCATCACGCCGGGGGCTTCCGCCTCCGGCGCGGGCCGGGTCCTGTCCTCGGACTCCGACCTCCCCGGCCCGTCCGGGGCCGTCGAGTCCACGGTCCCGCCCCTCTCCGAGCCGACCTCGACGTCCAAGAAGAGCACCTTGCCGGAGCCCGCCCCGAAGGCCGAGATCGGGGACGTGCCGGACCTGAGGGCCTATCCGACGCCGTCCAAGACGACGAGGCTCAAGCCCCCCGCGGGCGGGACGTCCTCGACCTCGCCCTCGGGCAAGACCCCGATGCTGGAAGGGCCGGCCGGCGCCTCGACGGACCGCAAGGCGTCGGGCGACGGCCTCCGCGCGGCCTCGGCTACGGTGCCCGTCGCCGGGCGCATCCGCCGCGTGAGCACGAGCGAGCGACTCCACCCGTTCCTGGACGAGACCGGAGAGAACGAGCTCTACTACCCGAGCAAGGCCGACCGTCCCTGGCAGTACGTCGTCCTCCATCACAGCGCGAATCACGACGGGAGCCTGGACAGCATTGACGCGGAGCACCGCAAGGTCCTGGGCTACGACGGCTGCGGCTATCACTTCGTCATCGGCAACGGGACGGGCTCGCCCGACGGCCGGATCGAGATCGCCCAGCGGTGGGCCAGGCAGAAGCACGGGGTCCATTGCCGCAACGCCCGCCAGTCCGACATCGACGAGTACGGGATCGGCATCTGCCTCGTCGGCAATCTGGACAAGGAGCCGCCGACCCCCCGCCAGGTCGAGGCCGCCCGCGCCCTCGTCGGCTACCTGGGCGATCGTTACCGGATTGATGCCAGCCGCATCGAGACCCACGCGGAGGTCGCCGCCACCCAGACCGTCTGCCCCGGCCGCTACTTCGACATGGACGCGATCCTCGGGAACGGCCCTTCCGCCCGCGCCGCGGAAGCCCCGACCCCCGGCCCCGCCGCCGCGGGATGGCGCAGCTCGCAGTCGAAGTCCATCCGCCTGAACTGA
- a CDS encoding NUDIX domain-containing protein, with protein sequence MNDPTAEPAPPNPWATVSSRIVYQNPWIRVREDQVLRPDGEPGIYGVVEFKNTAVGVLPVEEDGSIWLVGQHRYPLDSYSWEIPEGGCPESESPEETARRELLEETGITAASLELIGTSHLSNSVCDEVAYIFRATGLSHGQSMPEGVEKLQVARVPWGRAWEMVRRGEITDSMSVIAITNEAVRKLEGSARS encoded by the coding sequence ATGAACGACCCAACCGCCGAGCCCGCCCCGCCGAACCCCTGGGCGACCGTCTCCAGCCGCATCGTCTATCAGAACCCGTGGATCCGGGTGCGCGAGGACCAGGTACTCCGCCCGGACGGCGAACCCGGCATCTACGGCGTCGTCGAGTTCAAGAACACGGCGGTCGGTGTCCTCCCCGTCGAGGAGGACGGCTCCATCTGGCTCGTCGGGCAGCATCGCTACCCGCTCGATTCGTACTCCTGGGAGATCCCTGAGGGGGGATGCCCGGAGTCCGAGTCGCCCGAGGAGACCGCGAGGCGTGAGCTGTTAGAGGAGACGGGCATCACCGCCGCCTCGCTCGAGCTGATCGGCACGTCGCATCTTTCGAATTCGGTCTGCGACGAGGTCGCCTACATCTTCCGGGCGACGGGCCTGTCGCACGGGCAGAGCATGCCCGAGGGCGTCGAGAAGCTGCAGGTGGCTCGCGTGCCGTGGGGACGGGCGTGGGAGATGGTCCGCCGGGGCGAGATCACGGACTCGATGTCCGTCATCGCCATCACGAATGAGGCGGTGCGAAAGTTGGAGGGGAGTGCGAGGAGCTGA